A region of Streptomyces sp. R44 DNA encodes the following proteins:
- a CDS encoding SsgA family sporulation/cell division regulator, giving the protein MSAVIEQAVQARLVASAPRMETVPATLRYDREDPYAVSMAFPPPATLEGVEVSWAFARELLVQGVERPAGVGDVRLRPYGYDRTVVEFHAPEGVAMVHVRTSELRRFLERSQHLVPAGREHQYLDWDQDLAELLRERP; this is encoded by the coding sequence TTGTCCGCCGTCATCGAGCAGGCCGTGCAAGCCCGTCTGGTCGCATCCGCTCCCCGGATGGAGACCGTCCCCGCCACCCTCCGGTACGACCGTGAGGATCCGTACGCCGTGAGCATGGCCTTCCCGCCGCCGGCGACCCTGGAGGGCGTCGAGGTCTCCTGGGCCTTCGCTCGCGAACTCCTCGTCCAGGGGGTCGAGCGCCCGGCCGGCGTCGGGGACGTGCGCCTGCGCCCGTACGGCTACGACCGCACCGTCGTCGAGTTCCACGCCCCGGAAGGCGTCGCGATGGTCCATGTGCGGACCTCCGAGCTGCGCCGCTTCCTGGAACGCTCGCAGCACCTCGTCCCGGCCGGGCGCGAGCACCAGTACCTGGACTGGGACCAGGACCTCGCGGAACTGCTCCGCGAGCGCCCGTAG